From Hymenobacter sedentarius, a single genomic window includes:
- a CDS encoding ATP-grasp domain-containing protein: MSLNQKPIGIYFEHPEWFKPLFAELDRRGLAYEKIDAAHHLFDPSEKESGYSLVVNRMSSSAYLRGHGQGIFHTAGYATHLERIGTRIINGSAATAIETNKARQLSLFESLELKYPKSFVINHASRAVDAAQQLRFPIVVKVNIGGSGAGIIRFDTLEGLQAAVDNNQIDLGIDQTALVQEYVTPRGGNIHRVETLDGKFLYAMKVFTTGESFNLCPAEICQIPEEQSAEFCLTEAPKKGIQVEAFTPPAEVIAAVERIVAAAKIDVGGIEYLIDDRTGDVLFYDINALSNFVADAVNVVGFDPYARFVDYLEAQLPGTGTPAQSAATTTATSAPQLVTESIH, from the coding sequence ATGTCGCTGAACCAAAAGCCCATTGGCATTTATTTCGAGCACCCTGAATGGTTTAAGCCACTCTTTGCGGAGCTGGACCGCCGTGGGCTAGCCTACGAGAAAATTGACGCCGCCCACCACCTCTTCGACCCTTCCGAGAAGGAGAGTGGCTACAGCCTGGTAGTGAACCGGATGAGTTCCTCGGCCTACCTGCGGGGCCATGGGCAGGGCATTTTCCACACCGCGGGCTACGCGACGCACCTTGAGCGCATCGGCACGCGCATTATCAACGGTTCAGCGGCCACGGCCATCGAAACCAACAAAGCCCGCCAGCTCTCGCTGTTTGAGTCGCTGGAACTGAAATACCCGAAGTCGTTTGTGATAAATCACGCCTCGCGGGCGGTCGATGCGGCCCAGCAATTGCGCTTCCCCATCGTGGTGAAGGTGAACATCGGCGGCAGCGGCGCGGGCATCATCCGCTTCGACACGCTGGAAGGCTTGCAGGCGGCGGTCGACAACAACCAGATTGACCTGGGCATCGACCAAACCGCGTTGGTGCAGGAATACGTGACGCCCCGGGGCGGCAACATCCACCGCGTGGAAACGCTGGATGGCAAGTTCCTGTACGCCATGAAGGTGTTTACCACCGGCGAGAGCTTCAACCTGTGCCCGGCCGAAATCTGCCAGATTCCGGAGGAGCAGTCGGCGGAGTTCTGCCTAACCGAAGCACCCAAAAAAGGCATTCAGGTGGAAGCCTTCACGCCGCCCGCCGAGGTGATTGCCGCTGTGGAGCGCATCGTGGCCGCCGCCAAAATTGACGTGGGCGGCATCGAATACCTCATCGACGACCGCACCGGCGACGTGCTTTTCTACGACATCAACGCCCTGTCCAACTTCGTGGCCGACGCCGTGAACGTGGTCGGCTTCGACCCCTACGCCCGCTTCGTGGACTACCTGGAAGCCCAGCTTCCCGGTACTGGCACCCCAGCCCAATCAGCTGCCACAACCACGGCCACATCAGCTCCACAACTTGTCACGGAATCAATACACTAA
- a CDS encoding DUF2911 domain-containing protein — MKHFVPLLATGLLLASAAQAQTKLTAPPLSPSTHIRQSFSTSYIELTYSRPSLRGRVAFGNLVPNGTVWRTGANTITKVRFGEEVKINGQTVPAGAYALLTIPDAKEWTFILNRDTAQWGTYEYKQALDVLRVKAKPTKLAAPVETMSLTVENLRPNAADLVVSWDRTQVALPITADPDRIVMGQIQEAMKGEKKPYITAAQYYYNTGKDLTPAIGWIDEAIKAKPDYYSYYWKAKLLQKQGKNKEAIEAANKSLELVKADKNEVSRTEYTRLNQEVLTAAGAKK, encoded by the coding sequence ATGAAACACTTCGTCCCCCTTCTCGCCACGGGCCTGCTGCTGGCCTCCGCGGCCCAGGCCCAAACCAAGCTCACGGCGCCGCCGCTGAGCCCCAGCACGCACATCCGCCAATCTTTTTCCACGTCGTACATCGAGCTGACCTACTCGCGGCCGTCGCTGCGGGGCCGGGTGGCCTTCGGCAACCTTGTGCCCAACGGCACGGTGTGGCGCACGGGGGCCAACACCATCACCAAGGTGCGCTTTGGCGAGGAAGTGAAAATCAACGGCCAAACCGTGCCCGCCGGCGCCTACGCCCTGCTCACCATCCCCGACGCCAAGGAGTGGACCTTCATCCTGAACCGCGACACCGCCCAGTGGGGGACTTATGAGTACAAGCAGGCCCTCGACGTGCTGCGCGTGAAAGCGAAGCCCACCAAACTGGCCGCGCCGGTCGAAACCATGTCGCTGACCGTCGAGAACCTACGGCCCAACGCGGCCGACCTCGTCGTGAGTTGGGACCGCACGCAAGTAGCCCTGCCCATCACCGCCGACCCCGACCGCATCGTAATGGGCCAGATTCAGGAGGCCATGAAGGGCGAAAAGAAGCCCTACATCACGGCCGCTCAGTATTACTACAACACCGGCAAAGACCTGACGCCCGCCATTGGATGGATTGACGAAGCCATTAAGGCCAAACCTGACTACTATAGCTACTACTGGAAAGCCAAGCTGCTACAGAAGCAAGGCAAGAATAAGGAAGCCATAGAGGCGGCCAACAAGTCGTTGGAGCTGGTAAAAGCCGACAAGAATGAGGTCTCACGCACCGAATACACGCGCCTGAACCAAGAGGTGCTAACTGCTGCTGGCGCCAAGAAATAG
- a CDS encoding SDR family oxidoreductase, with amino-acid sequence MKILLTGATGYIGQRLLPLLATAGHEVVCLVRDPRRFVLADALPAALHARVQVASGDLLRPATLATLPTDLDAAYYLVHSMSGHSEDFFNLEQQSAANFVAYLNTTSARQVIYLSGIANDEGLSVHLRSRRAVETVLGKASPAQLTVLRASIIIGSGSASFEIIRDLVEKLPVMITPRWLKSRCQPIGIRDIMFYLMSVLDNPACFGKGFDVGGPDILTYREMLLGLAAERGYKRWIYTVPVLTPRLSSWWLYLVTSTTFSLAQSLVESLRNDTVCDPAKSISAVIPHECMSYRAALALAFQRIEQNEVVSSWSDALSSGTMRKNYMDAIQIPKNGMFFDRQVLPFTRPVSEVLDNIWSIGGERGWYKTDWLWRLRGLMDKAVGGVGLRRGRRSPNQLRPGDPLDFWRVLVADRDGRRLLLYAEMKLPGEAWLQFRILDQPNGGHAVEQLAAFRPLGLAGRLYWYLMLPFHGVIFKGMLENLVHFGE; translated from the coding sequence ATGAAAATCCTCCTCACCGGCGCCACCGGTTACATTGGTCAGCGCCTGCTGCCGCTTCTGGCCACGGCCGGCCACGAGGTGGTATGCTTGGTGCGCGACCCGCGCCGCTTTGTGTTGGCCGACGCCCTGCCCGCCGCCTTGCACGCGCGGGTGCAGGTAGCCAGCGGCGACCTGCTCCGGCCCGCCACGCTGGCCACCCTGCCCACCGACCTCGATGCCGCCTACTACCTCGTGCACTCCATGAGCGGGCACAGCGAAGACTTCTTCAACCTGGAGCAGCAGTCGGCCGCCAACTTTGTAGCGTACCTGAACACGACCTCCGCCCGGCAGGTCATCTACCTCTCCGGCATCGCCAACGACGAGGGCCTGAGCGTGCACCTGCGCTCCCGCCGGGCCGTGGAAACGGTGCTGGGCAAAGCCAGTCCAGCTCAACTCACGGTGCTGCGGGCCAGCATCATTATCGGCTCGGGCTCGGCATCGTTTGAGATAATCCGCGACCTGGTGGAGAAGCTACCGGTGATGATAACACCACGATGGCTAAAATCTCGTTGTCAGCCCATTGGCATCCGCGACATCATGTTTTACTTGATGTCGGTGCTGGACAACCCGGCATGCTTTGGTAAAGGCTTTGATGTAGGTGGCCCCGATATCCTTACCTACCGCGAAATGCTGCTGGGGCTGGCCGCCGAGCGGGGCTATAAGCGCTGGATATACACGGTGCCCGTGCTCACGCCGCGGCTCTCCTCGTGGTGGCTGTACCTGGTCACGAGCACCACGTTTTCCCTGGCCCAGAGCTTGGTCGAAAGCCTGCGGAACGACACCGTGTGTGACCCGGCCAAGAGCATCAGCGCCGTGATTCCGCACGAGTGCATGAGCTACCGGGCGGCGCTGGCCCTGGCGTTTCAGCGCATCGAGCAAAACGAAGTGGTGAGCAGCTGGAGCGACGCGCTGAGTTCGGGCACCATGCGCAAGAACTACATGGACGCCATCCAGATTCCGAAGAACGGCATGTTCTTCGACCGCCAGGTGCTGCCCTTCACCCGGCCCGTGTCGGAGGTGCTCGACAACATCTGGAGCATCGGCGGCGAGCGGGGCTGGTACAAAACCGACTGGCTCTGGCGCCTGCGCGGCCTGATGGACAAAGCCGTGGGAGGTGTGGGCCTGCGCCGGGGCCGCCGCTCACCCAACCAGTTGCGTCCCGGCGACCCCCTCGACTTTTGGCGCGTGCTGGTGGCCGACCGCGACGGCCGGCGCTTGTTGCTCTATGCCGAAATGAAGCTGCCCGGCGAAGCATGGCTGCAGTTCCGCATCCTGGACCAGCCCAACGGCGGCCACGCGGTGGAGCAGCTGGCCGCGTTCCGCCCCCTGGGCCTGGCCGGGCGCCTGTACTGGTACCTGATGCTGCCGTTTCATGGCGTCATCTTCAAGGGCATGCTCGAGAATTTGGTGCATTTTGGCGAGTGA
- a CDS encoding YsnF/AvaK domain-containing protein, with product MSAGFVSSNVDIAAQDAQNAQHMTASSTGTNHNDPSDFRNISGTAAEGAADATSRATGKAEDGISRFFSNLFGTDHQDTHAYTNATRSGRSVVTVHAASSEEAERARDIMDGNGAIDVREQATAQGYGMTGAQGFAANSGTAQTATGQQTGSLPIIEENLQVGKRVEQTGGARIRSRIIEKPVEEHVRLREEHVNVQRRDVNRPATEADFAAFKEGEIKVTEQAERAVVSKEARVVGEVNIGKEVTERDETVRTTVRKTDVDVQQLGATDTRTGNVDNDNRTNR from the coding sequence ATGTCCGCCGGTTTTGTAAGCAGCAACGTGGACATAGCCGCCCAAGACGCCCAGAATGCCCAGCACATGACCGCGAGCAGCACCGGCACCAACCATAACGACCCCTCCGATTTCCGGAATATCAGCGGCACGGCCGCCGAAGGCGCCGCCGATGCCACCAGCCGGGCCACCGGCAAAGCCGAAGACGGCATCAGCCGATTCTTCAGCAATCTGTTTGGCACCGACCACCAGGACACCCACGCCTACACCAACGCCACCCGCAGCGGCCGCTCGGTGGTAACGGTACACGCCGCTTCGTCGGAAGAAGCCGAGCGCGCCCGTGATATCATGGATGGCAACGGTGCCATCGATGTGCGCGAGCAAGCCACTGCCCAAGGGTATGGCATGACCGGCGCCCAGGGATTCGCGGCCAACAGCGGCACCGCCCAAACCGCCACCGGCCAGCAAACCGGCTCGCTGCCCATCATCGAAGAAAACCTGCAAGTGGGAAAGCGCGTGGAGCAAACCGGCGGCGCCCGCATCCGCAGCCGCATCATTGAAAAGCCCGTGGAAGAGCACGTGCGCCTGCGCGAAGAGCACGTAAACGTGCAGCGGCGCGACGTGAACCGCCCCGCCACCGAAGCCGACTTTGCCGCCTTCAAAGAAGGTGAAATCAAAGTAACGGAGCAGGCCGAGCGCGCCGTGGTTTCCAAAGAAGCCCGCGTAGTGGGCGAAGTCAACATTGGCAAGGAGGTGACCGAGCGCGACGAAACCGTGCGTACCACCGTGCGCAAAACCGACGTGGACGTGCAGCAGCTCGGCGCCACCGACACCCGCACCGGCAACGTGGACAATGACAATCGTACCAACCGATAA
- a CDS encoding YsnF/AvaK domain-containing protein translates to MSPNTPEFLPSSGTPEFLPRTIPVIEEVAHIEKEVVETGTVTVRKTVHNETQTVNVPTKHEQVSVEHVPVNQYVEVIPPVRHEGDTMIIPVFREEVVVTTRILLVEEVHVRKQVVTTNTAHQVELRREVVTAERVAAPAAGSASPTSGAPTSSLPS, encoded by the coding sequence ATGTCTCCAAACACCCCCGAATTCCTCCCCTCGTCGGGTACGCCCGAGTTCCTGCCCCGGACCATTCCGGTCATCGAAGAAGTAGCCCACATCGAGAAAGAAGTGGTCGAGACGGGTACGGTCACCGTGCGCAAAACCGTGCACAATGAAACCCAGACCGTGAACGTGCCCACCAAGCACGAACAGGTTTCGGTGGAACACGTGCCTGTGAATCAATACGTAGAGGTAATACCTCCCGTGCGCCACGAAGGCGATACCATGATAATTCCGGTGTTCCGCGAAGAAGTGGTGGTGACTACCCGCATCCTGCTCGTGGAGGAAGTGCACGTGCGGAAGCAGGTAGTTACCACCAATACCGCGCACCAGGTGGAGCTACGCCGCGAGGTCGTGACCGCCGAGCGGGTAGCCGCGCCAGCCGCTGGTTCTGCCAGCCCCACTTCCGGAGCGCCCACTAGCTCCCTCCCCTCCTAG
- a CDS encoding type IA DNA topoisomerase, whose translation MKVCIAEKPSVAREIANVLGATRRMDGYFEGNGYQVTWTFGHFCQLKEPDDYQPEWKRWSLHNLPMIPDSFGIKLMRRDEGVVKQFHTIKKLVDEAEEVINCGDAGQEGEVIQRWVLMEAKCRKPVKRLWISSLTEEAIRQGFANLRDGKDFDKLYQAGKSRAVGDWLLGLNATRLFTLKYTTYQDKQLLSIGRVQTPTLALLVDRWHEIQNFKPEPYWVLRTEYRGTMFSHIAPPKQAKDAEDAPDEKTRLRALGYFVTEQEAQEALEAVRPDPLVITNVEIKKARESPPRLFDLTSLQVQCNNQLGLSAEDTLKIVQGLYEKKAVSYPRVDTTFLPDDQYAKIPGILRGIGYDSLTAPLLATKIPKTPKVFNNAKVTDHHAIIPTGAAGPGGGMESSVYDIITRRFIAAFYPDCEVSNTTVLAEAAERPFRVRGRQILSPGWRVVYGNPEEQQAPTPAPAPNAKTGGEEQEDVVSTVLPSFVKGESGPHNPRLDSKITQPPKDYTEASLLRGMETAGRNIDDEELRQAMKENGIGRPSTRAAIIETLFKRNYIRREKKRLLPTPTGVELIGLIRNPTLKSAELTGQWERKLRQIEKGELSSEQFLAELTGLVREMVQEVKTDGRGRMVTSGSAELAMSQGAANGAAAAGSKVPAGLTGTKAAKAANPAGTTSGNGLGYCPMCKTGHVLRGKTAFGCARFREGCTFRLPAEVHGKKLSDPQVKALLAKGRTPIMKGFVGADGQKFDAAIGLDTAFQPTLLLVADSKPGAAPDSGQIPCPVCKLGTMLKGKAAYGCSRFREDCQFRVAFEWGGKALTEAQLKLLLRRGETSVIKGFISAKTGKKYDAALKVEEGRVVPVFG comes from the coding sequence GTGAAGGTTTGTATTGCCGAAAAGCCCAGCGTGGCCCGAGAAATTGCCAACGTACTAGGCGCTACCCGCCGCATGGACGGCTACTTTGAGGGCAACGGCTACCAGGTCACCTGGACGTTCGGGCACTTCTGCCAGCTCAAGGAGCCCGACGACTACCAGCCCGAGTGGAAGCGCTGGAGCCTGCACAACCTGCCCATGATTCCGGACTCGTTCGGCATCAAGCTCATGCGCCGCGACGAGGGCGTGGTGAAGCAGTTCCACACCATCAAGAAGCTGGTGGACGAGGCCGAAGAAGTCATCAACTGCGGTGACGCCGGCCAGGAAGGGGAGGTGATTCAGCGCTGGGTGCTGATGGAAGCCAAGTGCCGCAAACCCGTGAAGCGCCTATGGATTTCGTCGCTCACCGAGGAAGCCATCCGCCAGGGCTTCGCCAATCTGCGTGACGGCAAGGATTTCGACAAGCTCTACCAGGCCGGCAAAAGCCGCGCCGTGGGCGACTGGCTCCTGGGCCTGAACGCCACCCGCCTCTTTACGCTCAAGTACACCACCTACCAAGACAAGCAGCTGCTGAGCATCGGCCGGGTGCAGACCCCTACGCTCGCCTTGCTGGTAGACCGCTGGCACGAAATCCAGAACTTCAAGCCCGAGCCGTACTGGGTGCTGCGGACCGAATACCGAGGCACCATGTTCAGCCACATTGCCCCACCCAAGCAGGCCAAGGACGCCGAAGATGCTCCCGACGAGAAGACCCGCCTGCGGGCCCTGGGCTACTTCGTGACCGAGCAAGAGGCTCAAGAAGCACTTGAGGCTGTGCGGCCTGATCCGCTGGTTATCACCAATGTGGAAATCAAAAAAGCTCGTGAGTCTCCACCGCGTTTGTTCGACCTGACATCTTTACAGGTGCAGTGCAACAACCAGCTGGGGCTGTCGGCCGAGGACACGCTCAAGATTGTACAGGGGCTCTACGAGAAGAAGGCAGTGAGCTATCCGCGCGTCGATACCACCTTCCTGCCCGACGACCAGTATGCTAAAATCCCTGGCATTCTGCGCGGCATCGGCTACGACAGCCTGACCGCCCCATTGCTGGCCACCAAGATTCCGAAGACGCCCAAGGTGTTCAACAACGCCAAGGTAACCGACCACCACGCCATCATCCCGACCGGCGCGGCCGGCCCGGGCGGCGGCATGGAAAGCAGCGTGTACGACATCATCACGCGCCGCTTCATTGCCGCCTTTTACCCCGACTGTGAGGTGAGCAACACTACCGTGCTGGCCGAAGCGGCCGAGCGCCCCTTCCGGGTGCGCGGCCGCCAGATTCTAAGTCCCGGCTGGCGCGTGGTATACGGCAACCCCGAAGAGCAGCAGGCGCCCACCCCAGCCCCCGCACCCAACGCAAAGACCGGTGGCGAGGAGCAGGAAGACGTGGTGAGCACCGTGCTGCCTAGCTTCGTGAAAGGCGAGAGCGGCCCCCACAACCCGCGCCTCGACAGCAAAATCACTCAGCCGCCCAAAGACTACACCGAAGCCAGCCTGCTGCGTGGCATGGAAACCGCCGGCCGCAACATCGACGACGAAGAGTTGCGCCAGGCCATGAAGGAAAACGGCATCGGGCGCCCCAGCACCCGCGCCGCCATCATCGAAACATTGTTCAAGCGCAACTACATCCGGCGCGAGAAAAAGCGCCTGCTGCCCACACCCACCGGAGTTGAGCTGATTGGGCTGATTCGCAACCCCACGCTGAAATCGGCGGAGCTCACGGGCCAGTGGGAGCGCAAGCTGCGCCAGATTGAGAAGGGCGAGCTGTCGTCGGAGCAGTTCCTGGCCGAGCTCACGGGGCTGGTGCGCGAGATGGTGCAGGAAGTGAAAACCGACGGCCGCGGGCGCATGGTCACGTCCGGCAGTGCGGAGCTGGCCATGAGCCAGGGCGCGGCCAATGGCGCCGCGGCCGCGGGCAGTAAAGTGCCCGCCGGCCTCACCGGAACCAAGGCCGCGAAAGCCGCCAACCCCGCCGGTACCACCAGCGGCAACGGATTGGGCTACTGCCCGATGTGCAAAACTGGGCACGTGCTGCGCGGCAAAACGGCTTTCGGCTGCGCCCGTTTCCGGGAGGGCTGCACGTTCCGCCTGCCCGCCGAAGTGCACGGCAAGAAGCTGAGCGACCCGCAAGTAAAAGCCCTGCTCGCCAAAGGCCGCACGCCCATTATGAAAGGCTTTGTGGGGGCTGACGGCCAGAAGTTCGACGCCGCCATTGGGCTCGATACGGCCTTCCAACCCACGCTGCTGCTTGTAGCCGACAGCAAGCCCGGCGCCGCTCCCGACTCGGGGCAGATTCCGTGCCCGGTGTGCAAGCTCGGCACCATGCTCAAGGGCAAAGCGGCCTACGGCTGCTCGCGCTTCCGCGAGGACTGCCAGTTCCGCGTGGCCTTCGAATGGGGTGGCAAGGCCCTCACCGAGGCCCAGCTCAAGCTGCTGCTGCGCCGCGGCGAAACAAGTGTCATCAAAGGCTTTATCTCCGCCAAAACGGGGAAGAAGTACGATGCTGCGCTGAAGGTGGAGGAAGGGCGCGTGGTGCCGGTGTTTGGTTAA
- a CDS encoding amino acid permease produces MLKKSLELLRLEAAETGANTLKRSLNGISLIAIGIGVIIGAGLFSLTGIAAANNAGPAVTLSFIVAAVGCAFSALCYAEFASLVPVSGSAYTYSYATMGELFAWIIGWDLILEYSVGAATVAISWSQYLIKFLGKYGLHIPAQLVMSPFEKATLADGSVVSGFVNVPAMLIVLAITAIVTRGTKGSAWFNALVVALKVAVVLVFIALGWKYIDPANYQPYIPANTGKFGEFGLSGILRGAGVIFFVFIGFDIVATMAQETKNPQRNMPIGILGSLAVCTVLFVLFGHVLTGVANYTEFKNSAAPVAIAIEKTPYAWLSSAVILAILIGYTSVILVDLLGQSRVFFSMSKDGLLPPVFSKVHPRFNTPFQSSLLLGLFIALFAGFVPIAVVGEMTSIGTLLAFVMVCLGVLILRRTNPNAPRSFRTPWVPVVPILGIIVCLVMMFSLPGETWLRLIVWLAIGLAIYYGYGKKHSKLRLAQEAAAQVPPQAVA; encoded by the coding sequence ATGCTCAAAAAATCACTGGAGCTGCTTCGATTGGAAGCGGCCGAAACGGGGGCCAACACCCTCAAACGCAGCCTCAACGGCATCAGCCTCATTGCCATTGGCATCGGGGTTATCATTGGCGCCGGCCTTTTTTCCCTCACAGGCATTGCCGCAGCCAATAATGCCGGGCCAGCCGTTACGCTCTCTTTCATTGTGGCCGCGGTGGGCTGTGCTTTCTCTGCGCTGTGCTACGCCGAGTTTGCGTCCCTGGTGCCCGTTTCGGGCAGTGCCTACACCTATTCGTACGCCACCATGGGCGAGCTATTCGCCTGGATAATCGGCTGGGACCTGATACTGGAATACTCGGTAGGGGCGGCCACGGTAGCCATCAGCTGGTCGCAGTACCTCATCAAGTTCCTGGGCAAGTATGGACTGCACATTCCAGCGCAACTGGTGATGTCGCCCTTCGAAAAAGCCACCCTGGCCGATGGCTCGGTGGTGTCGGGCTTTGTCAACGTGCCGGCCATGCTTATTGTGCTGGCTATCACAGCCATCGTCACGCGGGGCACCAAGGGCTCGGCGTGGTTCAATGCGCTGGTGGTGGCCCTGAAGGTGGCCGTGGTGCTGGTGTTCATTGCGTTGGGCTGGAAATACATCGACCCGGCCAACTACCAACCCTACATTCCGGCCAATACCGGCAAGTTTGGCGAGTTTGGCCTGAGCGGCATTTTGCGCGGGGCCGGCGTCATTTTCTTCGTGTTTATTGGCTTCGACATCGTGGCTACCATGGCGCAGGAAACCAAGAACCCGCAGCGCAACATGCCCATTGGCATCCTGGGCTCGCTGGCGGTGTGCACGGTGTTGTTCGTGCTTTTCGGCCACGTGCTCACGGGGGTGGCCAACTACACCGAGTTCAAAAACAGCGCGGCGCCGGTGGCCATTGCCATTGAAAAAACGCCCTACGCCTGGCTCAGCTCGGCCGTAATCCTGGCTATTCTTATCGGCTACACCTCCGTAATTCTGGTGGATTTGCTGGGACAGTCGCGGGTGTTTTTCTCCATGTCGAAGGATGGGCTGCTGCCGCCGGTGTTTTCCAAGGTGCACCCGCGCTTCAACACGCCGTTTCAGTCGAGCCTGCTGCTGGGGCTGTTCATCGCCTTGTTTGCCGGCTTTGTGCCCATTGCCGTGGTGGGCGAGATGACGAGCATCGGCACCTTGCTGGCCTTTGTGATGGTGTGCCTGGGCGTGCTCATCCTGCGCCGCACCAACCCCAACGCGCCGCGCAGCTTCCGCACGCCGTGGGTGCCGGTGGTGCCCATCCTGGGCATTATCGTGTGCCTGGTGATGATGTTTTCGCTGCCCGGCGAAACCTGGCTGCGCCTGATAGTGTGGCTGGCCATTGGGCTGGCGATATACTACGGCTACGGCAAAAAGCACAGCAAGCTGCGGCTGGCTCAAGAAGCAGCCGCTCAAGTTCCTCCCCAAGCGGTGGCTTAA
- a CDS encoding slipin family protein: MSSFALLLIIVLLLLSGIRIAQEYERALVFRLGRFTGLRGPGIYWIIPFIERQQTIDIRTKTVDLEQQETITKDSVTIKVNAVLWFRVVNPADAIIKVANFNQAVYQLSVTALRNIIGQHQLDEVLRERAQINASLMQIVDAATESWGVKIELVEIKDVEIPESMQRAMSREAEAIREKRARIIKAEAELEASIKLTQGALEMEKSPIALELRRMQMLLEIGIDNNTTTVVLIPSEFTNAAKSFTQMVNQGNNSAS, from the coding sequence ATGTCGTCGTTCGCCCTACTCCTCATCATTGTTCTTCTCCTGCTTTCCGGCATTCGCATAGCGCAGGAATACGAGCGGGCTCTTGTTTTTCGACTGGGCCGATTCACGGGACTACGCGGGCCTGGTATTTACTGGATAATTCCGTTCATCGAACGCCAGCAAACCATTGACATCCGTACCAAAACCGTTGATTTGGAGCAGCAGGAAACCATTACCAAAGACAGCGTGACCATTAAGGTGAACGCCGTGCTGTGGTTTCGGGTAGTGAACCCTGCCGATGCCATCATCAAGGTGGCCAATTTCAACCAGGCAGTTTACCAGTTGTCCGTCACGGCGTTGCGCAATATCATTGGGCAGCATCAGCTGGATGAGGTACTGCGGGAGCGCGCTCAAATCAATGCGTCGTTGATGCAAATTGTGGATGCGGCCACCGAATCCTGGGGCGTGAAAATTGAGCTGGTCGAAATCAAGGATGTGGAAATTCCGGAATCCATGCAGCGGGCCATGTCCCGCGAGGCCGAGGCCATCCGCGAGAAGCGCGCCCGCATCATCAAAGCCGAGGCGGAATTAGAAGCCAGCATCAAGCTCACGCAGGGCGCTTTGGAGATGGAGAAAAGCCCCATTGCCCTGGAGCTGCGCCGCATGCAGATGCTCTTGGAAATCGGCATCGATAACAACACGACCACCGTCGTGCTCATCCCCTCGGAGTTTACCAATGCGGCCAAAAGCTTCACGCAGATGGTGAACCAGGGCAATAACTCCGCTTCCTGA
- a CDS encoding LLM class flavin-dependent oxidoreductase: MKFGYWMPIFGGWLRNVEDEQMPTDWSYVKKLAQRSEALGYDLTLIAELYLNDIKGQEAPSLEAWSTAAALAAVTEQLEIMVAVRPTFHNPAQLAKQAANIDLIAPGRLSLNVVSSWWRDEATKYGLHFEQHDDRYARTREWLDVVTNVWKQDHFSYDGKYYQVADNVLQPKPAKAPFLYAGGESEAAKDLISTQCDGYVMHGDSPEQIGARIADMRRRREQKGLPPMRFGVAGYTIVRDNDQDVKKELDRITNVKSSAAGYGNYQQWLAGTQLEQQVSLHDYSVSNRGLRTGLTGTPAQIQDRIGAFEEVGVDFFLLQASPQLEEMERFSESVIQVLA; encoded by the coding sequence ATGAAATTCGGATATTGGATGCCCATTTTTGGGGGCTGGCTGCGCAACGTGGAAGACGAGCAGATGCCCACCGACTGGAGCTACGTTAAGAAACTGGCGCAGCGCAGCGAGGCCCTCGGCTACGACCTCACGCTCATCGCCGAGCTGTACCTCAACGACATCAAGGGCCAGGAAGCGCCTTCGCTCGAAGCCTGGAGCACCGCTGCCGCACTGGCCGCCGTGACCGAGCAGCTGGAAATCATGGTGGCCGTGCGCCCCACCTTCCACAACCCCGCGCAGCTGGCCAAGCAGGCCGCCAACATCGACCTGATTGCGCCCGGCCGGCTGTCGCTGAACGTGGTATCAAGCTGGTGGCGCGACGAGGCCACCAAGTACGGCCTGCACTTCGAGCAGCACGACGACCGGTACGCCCGCACCCGCGAGTGGCTCGATGTGGTGACCAACGTGTGGAAGCAGGACCATTTCAGCTACGACGGCAAGTACTACCAGGTGGCCGATAACGTGCTGCAGCCCAAGCCCGCTAAGGCGCCCTTCCTGTACGCCGGCGGTGAGTCGGAAGCGGCCAAAGACCTGATTTCGACCCAGTGCGACGGCTACGTGATGCACGGCGACTCGCCGGAGCAAATTGGGGCCCGCATCGCCGACATGCGCCGCCGCCGCGAGCAGAAAGGCCTGCCGCCCATGAGGTTTGGCGTGGCTGGCTACACCATCGTGCGCGACAACGACCAGGACGTGAAGAAGGAGCTCGACCGCATTACCAACGTGAAGTCCTCAGCCGCGGGCTACGGCAACTACCAGCAGTGGCTGGCCGGCACCCAGCTCGAGCAGCAAGTGTCGCTGCACGATTACTCGGTGTCGAACCGCGGCCTCCGCACCGGCCTCACTGGTACGCCGGCCCAGATTCAGGACCGCATCGGCGCCTTCGAAGAAGTAGGCGTGGATTTCTTCCTGCTGCAGGCCAGCCCGCAGCTTGAGGAAATGGAGCGGTTCTCGGAGTCGGTGATTCAAGTTTTAGCGTAG